Proteins encoded in a region of the Microbacterium neungamense genome:
- a CDS encoding VOC family protein: MEDTRTTGVTGQHTTDGRPNSATSLTPFLAIPDAAGAIAFYRDVFGARVVDVTEFGGSIAHADLDFGLGRLQLGEPSPQYRLVPPPAGEDDCYSIGLYVPDVDAVVERAIAAGAVVREAPSAFVSGDRYASIRDPFGVRWSIMTRVEDLSDEESARRVAEWAASFAEAPGS; the protein is encoded by the coding sequence ATGGAAGACACACGGACGACCGGCGTGACCGGTCAGCACACGACCGACGGCAGGCCGAACTCGGCGACGTCGCTGACCCCGTTCCTCGCGATCCCGGATGCCGCGGGCGCGATCGCGTTCTACCGCGACGTGTTCGGCGCCCGGGTCGTGGACGTGACCGAGTTCGGCGGCTCGATCGCGCACGCCGACCTGGACTTCGGCCTGGGCCGGCTGCAGCTGGGCGAGCCCAGCCCCCAGTACCGCCTCGTGCCGCCGCCGGCCGGCGAGGACGACTGCTACTCGATCGGCCTGTACGTGCCCGACGTGGACGCGGTGGTGGAACGCGCAATCGCGGCCGGCGCGGTGGTGCGGGAGGCGCCGTCCGCCTTCGTCTCCGGCGATCGCTACGCCAGCATCCGCGACCCGTTCGGGGTGCGCTGGTCGATCATGACCCGCGTCGAGGACCTCTCCGACGAGGAGAGCGCGCGCCGCGTG
- a CDS encoding helix-turn-helix domain-containing protein: MVEPTRGILFPRRLPDFRRLPAPPSVAHAAAWFWIPEWDLAPGEVSPQAIVGYPALNLVVEGAAVTLCGATTRAGIRELRGRGWAVGALLRPAAVARLIDDPASLRDRETTYPAPELQASVARAMASGPRRHERAVSAFAAWLAEHVGDQDEVAAHANAMADLLMGDPEVRTPEQAAARLAVSVRTLQRMAHRFVGLPPAAMIRRRRLQEAAERVRNDPAADLASIAAEFGYADHAHLAREFRAVLGFAPSEYRARLAGT; this comes from the coding sequence ATGGTCGAGCCCACCCGCGGCATCCTCTTCCCCCGCCGGCTCCCCGACTTCCGCCGCCTGCCCGCACCGCCATCGGTCGCGCACGCGGCCGCCTGGTTCTGGATCCCGGAATGGGATCTCGCCCCCGGGGAGGTGTCGCCGCAGGCGATCGTCGGCTATCCCGCGCTCAACCTCGTCGTCGAAGGCGCGGCCGTCACACTCTGCGGCGCAACGACCCGGGCCGGAATCCGCGAGCTGCGCGGACGCGGCTGGGCGGTCGGCGCCCTGCTGCGACCGGCGGCCGTGGCCCGCCTGATCGACGACCCGGCGTCGCTGCGCGACCGGGAGACGACCTACCCGGCCCCCGAGCTGCAGGCATCCGTCGCGCGGGCGATGGCGAGCGGACCCCGGAGGCACGAGCGCGCCGTGTCGGCGTTCGCCGCGTGGCTGGCCGAGCACGTGGGGGACCAGGACGAGGTCGCCGCGCATGCGAACGCGATGGCCGACCTGCTGATGGGGGACCCCGAGGTCCGCACGCCGGAGCAGGCGGCGGCGCGGCTGGCCGTGTCGGTGCGCACCCTGCAGCGGATGGCCCACCGCTTCGTGGGCCTGCCGCCCGCGGCGATGATCCGCCGCCGTCGTCTGCAGGAGGCCGCCGAGCGCGTGCGGAACGACCCGGCGGCCGATCTCGCATCGATCGCCGCGGAGTTCGGGTATGCCGACCACGCCCATCTCGCCCGTGAGTTCCGCGCCGTGCTCGGCTTCGCGCCCTCCGAGTACCGCGCCCGCCTCGCCGGCACCTGA